A single region of the Prevotella sp. HUN102 genome encodes:
- a CDS encoding fumarate reductase, whose protein sequence is MWLINSSIGRKVVMSVTGIALILFLTFHMSMNLVALFSGEAYNMICEFLGANWYAVVATVGLGALTVAHIVYAFILTAQNRRARGSERYAVIGSSPKVEWASKNMLVLGIIILLGMVLHLFNFWYNMMFAEIFHIADPLGNPADGFGYIKLTFSNPVYVVLYVIWIAAIWFHLSHGFWSAMQTVGVNGKVWFSRWKMIGLVYTTLLMLGFLVVVLAFAFGCAPSLCCAA, encoded by the coding sequence ATGTGGTTAATCAATTCTTCTATTGGTAGAAAAGTTGTGATGTCTGTAACGGGTATCGCGCTTATTCTATTCCTGACATTCCACATGTCGATGAATCTTGTTGCGTTGTTCTCCGGCGAGGCATACAACATGATTTGTGAATTCTTGGGTGCCAACTGGTATGCGGTTGTTGCAACTGTGGGACTCGGTGCTCTGACCGTGGCTCATATTGTGTACGCATTCATCCTCACGGCGCAGAACCGTCGTGCCCGCGGTAGCGAACGCTATGCCGTAATCGGTTCAAGCCCTAAGGTGGAATGGGCATCAAAGAACATGTTGGTATTGGGTATCATCATCCTCTTGGGTATGGTACTGCACTTGTTCAACTTCTGGTACAATATGATGTTTGCCGAAATTTTCCACATCGCAGACCCGTTGGGAAATCCTGCTGATGGTTTCGGTTACATCAAATTGACATTCTCAAATCCTGTTTATGTAGTACTCTACGTAATCTGGATTGCGGCAATCTGGTTCCACCTTTCACACGGTTTCTGGTCGGCTATGCAGACTGTGGGTGTGAACGGTAAGGTATGGTTCAGTCGTTGGAAGATGATTGGCTTGGTTTACACCACTCTTCTTATGCTCGGCTTCTTGGTAGTTGTGCTTGCATTCGCATTCGGTTGCGCTCCAAGCCTCTGCTGTGCTGCTTAA
- a CDS encoding fumarate reductase/succinate dehydrogenase flavoprotein subunit → MAKILDSRIPEGPVAEKWSNYKAHQRLVNPKNKLKLDVIVVGTGLAGASAAASLGEMGFTVYNFCIQDSPRRAHSIAAQGGINAAKNYQNDGDSVYRLFYDTVKGGDYRAREANVYRLAEVSNAIIDQCVAQGVPFAREYGGMLANRSFGGAQVSRTFYAKGQTGQQLLLGAYSALSKQVHDGRVKLYTRYEMEDVVIVDDRARGIIAKNLVTGKLERFSANAVVIATGGYGNAYFLSTNAMGCNCTAAIQCYRKGAYFANPAYVQIHPTCIPVHGDKQSKLTLMSESLRNDGRIWVPKKIEDAKALQAGTKKGSDIPEEDRDYYLERRYPAFGNLVPRDVASRAAKERCDHGFGVNNTGLAVFLDFSESINRLGLNEILQRYGNLFDMYEEITDVNPGELAKEINGVKYYNPMMIFPAIHYTMGGIWVDYELQTTIKGLFAIGECNFSDHGANRLGASALMQGLADGYFVLPYTIQNYLSDQAIWAKLPTDLPEFEAAEKGVQDEIDRLMGIQGKRSVDSIHKEFGRILWEYAGMGRTLEGLKTGLEKMKELRKEFNTNLFIPGSKEGLNVELDKAIHLRDFILMGELIANDAISRNESCGGHFREEYQTEEGEAKRDDENYFYVGCWEYQGDDTTAPVLIKEPLEYEAIKVQTRNYKN, encoded by the coding sequence ATGGCTAAAATATTAGATTCAAGAATTCCAGAAGGACCAGTAGCTGAGAAGTGGAGCAATTACAAGGCTCACCAGCGTTTGGTTAATCCTAAAAATAAATTGAAGCTCGACGTTATCGTGGTAGGTACAGGTCTGGCAGGTGCCAGTGCCGCTGCCTCACTCGGCGAAATGGGCTTTACCGTATATAACTTCTGCATACAGGACTCTCCCCGTCGTGCGCACTCTATCGCCGCACAGGGTGGTATCAATGCTGCAAAGAACTATCAGAACGACGGCGACTCTGTATACCGCCTGTTCTACGATACCGTGAAGGGCGGCGACTACCGTGCTCGTGAGGCCAACGTGTATCGTCTGGCAGAGGTTTCAAATGCCATCATCGACCAGTGTGTGGCTCAGGGCGTTCCTTTCGCACGCGAATACGGCGGTATGTTGGCAAACCGTTCCTTCGGTGGTGCGCAGGTTTCCCGTACTTTCTATGCAAAGGGACAGACCGGTCAGCAGCTTCTGCTCGGTGCTTACTCTGCACTCAGCAAGCAGGTACACGACGGTCGTGTGAAACTCTACACACGCTATGAGATGGAAGATGTGGTTATCGTGGACGACCGTGCCCGCGGTATCATCGCAAAGAACCTTGTAACCGGTAAGCTCGAGCGTTTCTCTGCCAATGCTGTGGTTATCGCTACGGGTGGTTACGGCAATGCCTACTTCCTTTCCACCAACGCTATGGGCTGCAACTGTACGGCGGCTATCCAGTGCTATCGCAAGGGTGCTTACTTTGCTAACCCTGCCTACGTTCAGATTCACCCAACCTGTATTCCGGTACACGGCGACAAGCAGTCTAAGCTCACATTGATGTCAGAGTCGTTGCGTAACGACGGCCGTATCTGGGTGCCTAAGAAGATTGAAGACGCAAAGGCATTGCAGGCGGGAACAAAGAAGGGTTCTGACATTCCCGAGGAAGACCGCGACTACTACTTGGAGCGTCGCTATCCGGCGTTCGGTAACTTGGTGCCCCGTGACGTTGCTTCGCGTGCCGCTAAGGAGCGTTGCGACCACGGTTTCGGCGTGAACAACACCGGTCTGGCCGTGTTCCTCGACTTCTCTGAAAGTATCAACCGTCTTGGTTTGAACGAAATTCTCCAGCGTTACGGCAACCTCTTCGATATGTATGAGGAAATCACTGACGTGAATCCGGGCGAACTGGCAAAGGAAATCAACGGTGTTAAGTATTATAATCCAATGATGATCTTCCCTGCTATCCACTATACAATGGGTGGTATCTGGGTTGATTATGAATTGCAGACAACTATCAAGGGTCTCTTCGCAATCGGCGAGTGCAACTTCTCTGACCACGGTGCAAACCGTCTTGGTGCGTCTGCGCTGATGCAGGGTCTTGCAGACGGTTACTTCGTATTGCCATACACCATCCAGAACTACCTCTCTGATCAGGCTATCTGGGCGAAACTCCCGACAGACCTTCCTGAGTTTGAGGCAGCCGAGAAGGGTGTTCAGGACGAAATAGACCGTCTGATGGGCATTCAGGGCAAGCGTTCTGTTGATTCAATCCACAAGGAGTTCGGCCGTATTCTCTGGGAATATGCAGGTATGGGTCGTACACTCGAGGGCTTGAAGACCGGTCTTGAGAAGATGAAGGAACTTCGCAAGGAGTTCAACACCAACCTTTTCATCCCGGGAAGCAAGGAAGGACTGAACGTGGAACTCGACAAGGCTATCCACCTCCGCGACTTCATTCTTATGGGCGAACTCATCGCTAACGACGCTATCTCTCGCAACGAGAGCTGCGGTGGCCACTTCCGTGAAGAATACCAGACCGAGGAAGGCGAGGCAAAGCGTGATGATGAGAACTATTTCTACGTAGGTTGCTGGGAATATCAGGGCGACGACACAACTGCTCCTGTGCTCATCAAGGAACCACTTGAATACGAAGCTATCAAGGTTCAAACACGTAACTATAAGAATTAA
- a CDS encoding four helix bundle protein, which yields MVWQKSILLVKRIYQTTKSFPKEENSCLLVYLTLKIKSKWIKI from the coding sequence ATTGTCTGGCAAAAGAGCATTCTTTTAGTAAAGAGAATCTACCAGACAACAAAGTCTTTTCCCAAAGAGGAAAACTCTTGTCTCCTTGTTTACTTAACATTAAAAATCAAATCAAAATGGATAAAAATATAA
- a CDS encoding succinate dehydrogenase/fumarate reductase iron-sulfur subunit, translating to MDKNISFTLKFWRQNGPTAQGHFDQREMKDIPGDTSFLEMLDILNEQLIEEGQEPFVFDHDCREGICGMCSLYINGHPHGPANGATTCQLYIRRFQDGDVITVEPWRSAAFPVIKDCMVDRSAFDKIIQAGGYTSIRTGQPQDANAILISKEAADEAMDCATCIGCGACVAACKNGSAMLFLSSKVSQLALLPQGKLERAKRAKNMIMKMEELGFGNCTNTRACEAECPKNESIANIARLNREFIKAKLAD from the coding sequence ATGGATAAAAATATAAGTTTCACACTTAAGTTTTGGCGTCAGAATGGTCCTACTGCACAAGGACATTTTGATCAGCGCGAGATGAAGGACATCCCAGGCGATACTTCATTCCTCGAAATGCTTGATATCCTCAACGAGCAGCTCATCGAAGAAGGTCAGGAGCCATTCGTATTCGACCACGACTGTCGCGAAGGTATCTGCGGTATGTGTTCACTCTACATCAACGGTCATCCACACGGACCTGCTAACGGTGCTACTACCTGTCAGCTCTACATCCGTCGTTTTCAGGATGGCGATGTTATCACGGTTGAACCTTGGCGTTCGGCTGCATTCCCAGTTATCAAGGACTGTATGGTAGACCGTAGCGCATTCGACAAGATTATTCAGGCAGGTGGTTACACGAGCATTCGTACCGGTCAGCCACAGGATGCCAACGCAATCCTCATTTCAAAGGAGGCCGCAGACGAGGCTATGGACTGCGCTACCTGTATTGGTTGTGGTGCTTGTGTGGCAGCTTGTAAGAACGGTTCGGCAATGTTGTTCCTTTCTTCCAAGGTCAGCCAGTTGGCATTGCTCCCACAGGGCAAGCTCGAGCGTGCTAAGCGTGCCAAGAATATGATTATGAAGATGGAGGAACTCGGTTTCGGTAACTGTACGAACACACGTGCCTGCGAAGCTGAATGTCCAAAGAACGAATCCATCGCCAACATTGCCCGCCTGAACCGTGAGTTCATCAAGGCGAAACTTGCCGACTAA